A section of the Agrococcus sp. SGAir0287 genome encodes:
- a CDS encoding methyltransferase domain-containing protein gives MSDVVYSHGHHESVTRAHAARTVQNSAAYLVPYLEPGQRILDVGCGPGSITIDLARRVGDGEVVGVDASAEVVAQARALAETSGVTNVRFEVGDAYALGAADGAFDVVHAHQVLQHLGDPVAALAEWRRVTCGIVAARDVVYSATTIHPASEALTEWRRIIVALQRANGGEADAGSHLKAWARAAGFASVATDVETWCFESDAARAWWGGQWAERALASSFASGTDAHGLATHEDRVAIADAWKAWAADPDGWMAMIHGWIVARG, from the coding sequence GTGAGCGACGTCGTCTACTCCCACGGTCACCACGAGTCCGTCACGCGCGCGCACGCGGCGCGCACCGTGCAGAACTCCGCCGCCTACCTCGTGCCGTACCTCGAGCCGGGCCAGCGCATCCTCGACGTCGGATGCGGGCCGGGGTCCATCACGATCGACCTCGCACGGCGGGTCGGCGACGGCGAGGTCGTGGGCGTCGATGCGAGCGCCGAGGTGGTCGCGCAGGCACGGGCCCTCGCGGAGACGTCGGGCGTGACGAACGTGCGCTTCGAGGTCGGGGACGCGTACGCGCTGGGCGCCGCCGACGGCGCGTTCGACGTCGTGCACGCGCATCAGGTGCTGCAGCACCTCGGCGACCCCGTCGCAGCGCTCGCGGAGTGGCGGCGCGTCACGTGCGGCATCGTGGCGGCGCGCGACGTCGTCTACTCGGCGACGACGATCCATCCGGCGAGCGAGGCCCTGACCGAGTGGCGACGCATCATCGTCGCGCTGCAGCGCGCCAACGGCGGCGAGGCCGACGCGGGATCGCACCTGAAGGCGTGGGCGCGCGCCGCGGGCTTCGCGTCCGTCGCGACCGACGTCGAGACGTGGTGCTTCGAGAGCGACGCCGCCCGCGCGTGGTGGGGAGGCCAGTGGGCCGAGCGGGCGCTCGCGTCGAGCTTCGCGTCCGGCACCGACGCGCACGGGCTCGCGACCCACGAGGACCGCGTGGCCATCGCGGACGCGTGGAAGGCGTGGGCGGCCGATCCCGACGGGTGGATGGCGATGATCCACGGCTGGATCGTCGCGCGCGGCTGA
- the valS gene encoding valine--tRNA ligase, with protein MSAMPEKPALEGLEAKWDARWEQEGTYRFDRTGQSRETIYSIDTPPPTASGSLHVGHVFSYSHTDVIARFQRMRGRTVFYPMGWDDNGLPTERRVQNYYGVRVDPALPYDPGFTPPFDGDAPAKAQQVPVSRQNFIELCERLTEEDERRFEELWRTLGLSVDWSQTYRTISDHARATSQRAFLRNLERGEAYQSDAPTLWDVTFRSAVAQAELEDREQPGTFHTLLFTSTDGDLRIDTTRPELLPACVAVVAHPDDERYRHLVGTTVRTPVFDVEVPFVAHHLAQPDKGTGVAMICTFGDMTDVIWWRELDLPARAVIGFDGRFLAEAPSAIVSEAGTALYAELAGKTVFSAKEAIVAALTAAGRTVGEPRRITHPVKFYEKGDKPLEIVSTRQWYIRNGGRDAELRERLLELGRGIEWHPDHMRVRYENWVQGLAGDWLISRQRFFGVPIPVWYRVGEDGETRFDDVLLPNPSQLPVDPSTDVPDGFDASQRGQAGGFVGEVDIMDTWATSSLTPQLAGGWGGVDDELWDLVAPFDLRPQGQDIIRTWLFSTALRALFEGGRAPWRHTAISGWILDPDRKKMSKSKGNVVTPLGMLEEHGADGVRYWALSSRLGVDATLDPQNPKMIKIGRRLAMKVLNAARFVYQMEGEPGEIANPIDIDMLAELGQVVDQATAALERYDHARALELTETFFWTFCDDYLEVVKQRAYQGDEIGRASAIGALRAAIDVLLRLLAPVLPFATEEVWSWTHEGSIHVAAWPTRADLPTSASPTGLLPAVSEALIGIRRAKSDAKASQRTPVRHAVLAAPSTQLGLLEQAAHDLADVGRIEHLEIVAGDEIAVRSIELAPESEQQAGR; from the coding sequence ATGAGCGCCATGCCGGAGAAGCCCGCCCTCGAGGGACTCGAGGCCAAGTGGGACGCCCGCTGGGAGCAGGAGGGCACGTACCGGTTCGACCGCACGGGCCAGAGCCGCGAGACGATCTACTCGATCGACACGCCGCCGCCGACCGCCTCCGGATCGCTCCACGTCGGCCACGTCTTCTCGTACTCGCACACCGACGTCATCGCGCGCTTCCAGCGCATGCGCGGTCGCACGGTCTTCTATCCGATGGGCTGGGACGACAACGGCCTGCCCACGGAGCGCCGCGTGCAGAACTACTACGGCGTGCGCGTCGACCCCGCGCTGCCGTACGACCCGGGCTTCACGCCGCCGTTCGACGGCGACGCACCTGCCAAGGCGCAGCAGGTGCCGGTGTCGCGGCAGAACTTCATCGAGCTGTGCGAGCGCCTCACCGAGGAGGACGAGCGTCGCTTCGAGGAGCTGTGGCGCACGCTCGGCCTGTCGGTCGACTGGTCGCAGACGTACCGCACGATCTCGGACCATGCGCGCGCGACGAGCCAGCGCGCGTTCCTGCGCAACCTCGAACGCGGCGAGGCCTACCAGTCGGACGCGCCGACGCTGTGGGACGTGACGTTCCGCTCCGCCGTCGCGCAGGCGGAGCTCGAGGACCGCGAGCAGCCCGGCACGTTCCACACGCTGCTGTTCACGAGCACCGACGGCGACCTGCGCATCGACACGACGCGCCCCGAGCTGCTGCCCGCGTGCGTCGCGGTCGTCGCGCATCCGGACGACGAGCGCTACCGGCACCTCGTCGGCACGACGGTGCGCACGCCGGTCTTCGACGTCGAGGTGCCCTTCGTGGCGCACCACCTCGCGCAGCCCGACAAGGGCACGGGCGTCGCGATGATCTGCACGTTCGGCGACATGACCGACGTGATCTGGTGGCGCGAGCTCGACCTGCCCGCTCGCGCCGTCATCGGCTTCGACGGCCGCTTCCTCGCCGAGGCGCCGAGCGCCATCGTCTCGGAGGCGGGCACGGCGCTCTACGCGGAGCTCGCGGGCAAGACCGTGTTCTCCGCCAAGGAGGCGATCGTCGCCGCGCTGACGGCGGCGGGTCGCACCGTCGGCGAGCCGCGCCGCATCACGCATCCCGTGAAGTTCTACGAGAAGGGCGACAAGCCGCTCGAGATCGTCTCGACGCGGCAGTGGTACATCCGCAACGGCGGCCGCGACGCCGAGCTGCGCGAGCGCCTGCTCGAGCTCGGGCGCGGCATCGAGTGGCACCCCGACCACATGCGCGTGCGCTACGAGAACTGGGTGCAGGGCCTCGCGGGCGACTGGCTCATCTCGCGTCAGCGCTTCTTCGGCGTGCCCATCCCCGTCTGGTACCGCGTGGGCGAGGACGGCGAGACGCGCTTCGACGACGTGCTGCTGCCGAACCCGTCGCAGCTCCCCGTCGATCCGTCGACCGACGTCCCCGATGGCTTCGACGCCTCGCAGCGCGGCCAGGCGGGCGGCTTCGTCGGCGAGGTCGACATCATGGACACGTGGGCGACGTCGTCCCTCACCCCGCAGCTCGCCGGCGGCTGGGGCGGCGTCGACGACGAGCTCTGGGACCTCGTGGCGCCGTTCGACCTGCGCCCGCAGGGCCAGGACATCATCCGCACCTGGCTGTTCTCGACCGCGCTGCGAGCGCTCTTCGAGGGCGGCAGGGCGCCGTGGCGGCACACGGCCATCTCGGGCTGGATCCTCGATCCCGACCGCAAGAAGATGTCGAAGTCGAAGGGCAACGTCGTCACGCCGCTCGGCATGCTCGAGGAGCACGGCGCCGACGGCGTGCGCTACTGGGCGCTGTCGTCGCGCCTCGGCGTCGACGCGACGCTCGACCCGCAGAACCCGAAGATGATCAAGATCGGTCGTCGCCTGGCGATGAAGGTGCTGAACGCGGCGCGCTTCGTGTACCAGATGGAGGGCGAGCCGGGCGAGATCGCGAACCCGATCGACATCGACATGCTCGCCGAGCTCGGGCAGGTCGTCGACCAGGCGACCGCGGCGCTCGAGCGCTACGACCACGCGCGGGCCCTCGAGCTCACGGAGACGTTCTTCTGGACGTTCTGCGACGACTACCTCGAGGTCGTGAAGCAGCGCGCGTACCAGGGCGACGAGATCGGCCGCGCCTCCGCGATCGGCGCGCTGCGCGCGGCGATCGACGTGCTGCTGCGCCTCCTCGCACCCGTGCTGCCGTTCGCGACCGAGGAGGTCTGGTCGTGGACGCACGAGGGCTCGATCCACGTCGCGGCGTGGCCGACCCGGGCCGACCTGCCGACGAGCGCGAGCCCCACGGGGCTGCTGCCCGCCGTGTCGGAGGCGCTCATCGGCATCCGCCGCGCGAAGTCGGACGCGAAGGCGAGCCAGCGCACGCCCGTGCGGCACGCCGTGCTCGCGGCGCCCTCGACGCAGCTCGGGCTCCTCGAGCAGGCCGCGCACGACCTGGCCGACGTCGGCCGCATCGAGCACCTGGAGATCGTCGCGGGCGACGAGATCGCCGTGCGCTCGATCGAGCTCGCGCCCGAGTCGGAGCAGCAGGCGGGTCGCTGA
- a CDS encoding maleylpyruvate isomerase family mycothiol-dependent enzyme: protein MTIPPPDLRIHLAREVRAMVALARRADDEDAWDAPVPSCPGWSLRDLVAHVGGIERWVLHALAHGDGDAPAPRVPDDAGLAAWLAGSAQALLEALAVDPATPAWTMAPPRTVGFWIRRQAHEHAIHAWDAAVALGDAPSLDAGLAADGIEEVVGTLWPRQLRLGRVVAPDLGLALVADGGGTWLLGGEAATTLAGDAEALALALWHRIPADDPRLRWSGDVTVGRSVLALPLAP, encoded by the coding sequence GTGACCATCCCGCCGCCCGACCTGCGCATCCACCTGGCCCGCGAGGTGCGCGCCATGGTCGCGCTCGCGCGCCGCGCCGACGACGAGGACGCGTGGGATGCTCCCGTGCCCTCGTGCCCGGGCTGGTCGCTGCGCGACCTCGTCGCGCACGTCGGCGGGATCGAGCGGTGGGTGCTGCACGCCCTCGCGCATGGCGACGGCGACGCGCCCGCGCCGCGCGTGCCGGACGACGCGGGCCTCGCCGCGTGGCTCGCGGGCTCGGCGCAGGCGCTGCTCGAGGCGCTCGCGGTCGACCCGGCGACGCCCGCGTGGACGATGGCGCCGCCGAGGACCGTCGGCTTCTGGATCCGCAGGCAGGCGCACGAGCACGCGATCCACGCGTGGGACGCGGCCGTCGCGCTCGGGGATGCGCCGTCCCTCGACGCGGGCCTCGCCGCCGATGGCATCGAGGAGGTCGTCGGCACACTGTGGCCCAGGCAGCTACGGCTCGGCCGCGTCGTCGCCCCGGACCTCGGGCTCGCCCTCGTCGCCGACGGCGGCGGCACCTGGCTTCTGGGCGGCGAGGCGGCGACGACGCTCGCCGGCGACGCCGAAGCGCTCGCGCTCGCGCTGTGGCACCGCATCCCGGCCGACGACCCCCGCCTGCGCTGGTCGGGCGACGTCACCGTCGGCCGCTCCGTGCTCGCGCTGCCCCTCGCGCCCTGA